The genomic stretch TAACGGAGCTCTTAGTTACGGCCCAGTGTCTGAATTTTCTGGCTTGCCTTGACAGAATTTCGTCTACAACTCTTCTGTCTGATGGTTTTCGGCATATTCTTTTTGCAATGCATGATGATGGGAAGGTTAGAACAAGGAAGttttgtctttccttttataCTTTATGGCTTGCACCATGCACAAACATTCCACTCGTTTCTTACTATGTTCACTGAATTCACTGAActacttttcctttgtccacttgtatatatatcgttTATAATGTAGATAATTGTTTTCTATGATAAGGGTAATGAAAAGTTTGACACCATGAACATCTAAGTATGAATTGTGGATATTTGAATaagccttctcaacctctGGATGGTACATATGACGAGCCTTCTCTTAGACACAGGCTGTGATAATTTCTAACGCAGTGAAGTCCTAGCCGTTTTGATTGGGATACATACAGTTTAAGCTCTCTGCTGGATGGAACCTCATAGGCGATATGTGCTATGCATACCGATTTATGTTTCAAATATCTCCCAGGTCCAACAATGAACATACAGCTCAGCCAATTGTGGCCGTAGCGCTCCTACCTGCATGTCCTTTGTGACTCTTACTTCTCGGACTACTTAACCTACTCGGCCTTGCTTATCGCAAGATGTTTAATACGTGAATATCTTCAAAAGAGCAGGGATACTTACTGCGTCCCCATTTACACCTAAGCCCGGCTCCGTGGTCTGTTGTATATCCGTCACTAAACCCGGTACTTAACTCCGGGTTGCTCTGTTAATAAACAGACGTTTCGGATAATGGGTACCGAAAGTGACAATATCTAGATTGCTCTGCCCttgctttcattcattgattcatctttctttctttctttctcaagaaATTCCTGATGTTGAAGAGTCTGTCGAAGAGTGATAATACTGCCATGACTAAATCGGATATATTCCCCGCCACTGGTTTCGGGCTGCTCGGTATGACATGGCGGCCCCAAGTCACCCCAGACGTCCAGGCTTTTGCCGCCATGAAGGCCGCTATTACCAGCGGCGCCACCATCTGGTCCTCCTCATCGGTCTACGGCATGACCCCAGAGCCACCAACGGCGGGGCTCTGGCTCCTCCGCCGCTACTTTGAGAAATACCCCGAGGACGCAACCAAGGTGACACTCTTCATCCGGGCATGCTTAGATCCCACGACCCTATCACCAACGACTACGCGGGCGAGCGTCCGCGCTAGTATCGAAGAGTGCAACCGCATCCTAGGTGGAGTTAAGAAAATCAACGTCTTCGGTCCGGCGCGCATGGACCGCAATGTTCCCACTGAGGAGACGCTGGGAGCACTCAAGGAACTCGTTGAGGAGGGTAAAATTGGCGCCGTGGGTCTGTCTGAGGTAGGCGCTGCGACTATCCGCCGTGCGCACGCCGTATGCCCTATCAGTCTTGTTGAGGTCGAGTTCTCCTTGTGGAGCACCGATATCCTTACTAATGGGGTGGCGGAGACTTGTAAAGAGTTGGGAATTCCGATTCTCGCATATGCTCCGTTAGGGTATGGTTTCTTGACTGGTCAGGTTACCAAGCTGGAGGATATCCCGAAGGGTGATATTCGTCATATGTTTGGTCGATTTCAACCAGCGGTAAGTCTTAATTTACTGGCACGGATAGCAACATGCTGGCGAATCTTAAGTTTTGCTGACGATGATGGGGACAGAATTTCCCCAAGaaccttgagcttgttgATAAGCTCAAAGTATTCGCTAAGTCTCGAGGCGTCACCCCCGCGCAATTGGGTCTGGCGTGGATTCGAGCACATTCGAATATCGGCGGCTGTGGTACAATTATTCCTATACCTGGGGCAACGGCCGCTCAGCGTGTTGAGGAGAATTGTAAGGTGGTAGATTTATCggcggaggagaagggggagcTCGATAGCTTCTTACGGTCGTTCGATGTATCTGGAGAGAGGCAAATAGTGGGAATGAGCTCGGCTCTTTGGGGATAGATCAGAATACAGGGCTGGTATGTTATTTCAACGAGGCAAGTTATCCATCATGCAGTCGGCGTATGCCTTTCGCGTCCTTAGTTCGTTTCTTGGCCGAAGAATAGTCCAAAGTAAGCCCCTGAGTTAGACACTTGCTCTCCAGGGCCCTCACCTTGTATATACAATTGCCTTCACTAAGTAAAAGTAAGATAAGATGATAAACCTATGTGACTATTGTCTATGATATATTTACTAGCAGAATTGGACAACATTCGAGCTGCGGTATACCCTCTTGTCAAGTAACCCTAGTCCGAATTAACAGAGATTATTTTCAGAAAGTAATAGTCAGTGAGCCACCAGTAGTATACTGCGAGCGAACTGAGCATATTTAGCTCCCTGTGGTCTCATGTTGCTTCTTTTGTATATTATTCGAATCAGGGCTATCAAATCACGTGATTCTTTATATTGGAGACGCTTCATGAAATTGAAAGGTGAATATATCCTTTAGTATTTGAGAGTTAAAGCTTTGTTTCATTGATTGCACTATTTCGTTGGCATGTCGagtgaaaagaaattataTTTAGTACTCTTTTTTCTGCTGACTGTATTTGTGAATTTTCCATTTTGATGACTGCCTTCTttgaaagacgaagaagacgaatcTCTGGGTCGCACAGCGATCTTGTGCTATCCAGCGGATGACGTGAAACAGATGCAGAAGTTCATGTGGGACATGGGCAGGGAGGTACAGATTGGACTGTGTGACATGCTAGCTAACCGCTCTGGTCAGGAACAGCATCCGGGATACGTTAAGGACTATACAGAGGAGTTGTTTACGAAGCGAGTCTCTTAGAATAGTAGGGTAACTGCTTCTATCCCGTATATGCATATCACTATATACTTGAAGTAACGAGAAAGAACCTAAGATCAACGAACTACCCATATGGTGATCTAAAGAATGGAAATCCCACAGCATCGTATACGAGCACTGTCCACGTATGCTTTGCGATCCCACCAACAGCGGACCAGCTCCTCGACAAAGATACGATCTGCTGCACTCCAGACGTCAAGGCCCATTTCAGCCATGTCTTCTGTAGTgatcttgattgattcttCATTGTTACGTGGCGAGCTGCAAACCTCCTCTTGAAGTAACGGGGAcctatcatcatcttcttgggTGGGTTGGCGGCCTATGGTGACATGGGGTTCGATGTCATCACCCGTATCGTCTTCGTAAGGGAtatgatcatcatcattagGCTCTACTTCTTCGTCGGTCGCATTCTGACTGTCATGTCGAGCGATGGCATCGGATAGGGTGACGAAGATCTGTGTAGTCATGCGACGGAAGTATGCCACAATGGCAATCTCAGGAGGCTCTTGAGAGGTATCTGATGGTTGTAAGCTCCTACGACTGACAGATCCAGAAGGCGGGCTAGTGGGATGTTCCACACTCGCTAAAAGCTGTGTATCTTGTTGGATCTgatgctcttcctcctcctcttccgataACCCATCACGCTTTTCACCAGCCGATGCCCACCAGATAAACGAGGTGTATGCAAGCCGGGTCCAGGAGATGGGTTCAACGATGGGACTGGAGGAATATGTCGATGCAGCATCagaatcatcctcctcgccagATCGACCATCTTCGCTCAAGGCAACTTGACGCAAGCCTTTGCGAAGCGTAGCATAACGGCGTGCATCCCGCTGGGTTGCCTTTAACTGTACCGCTTGAGGTGTGTTGTGTTTCGCGGTGGGTATCGGCAATATGGATATCTTTGGGAACACTTTCTCGGCTGCATCCTTAGAGTAAGGGGCAGGCAACGTGACAAGGACATCAAAGAGCTCGGACTTCATGGTTAGCACGCTATCTGTGCTACAGGCAATCCAAGAAGCATCTGGCTGGGCGTTGGCTGAGACACctgcaaaagaagaaagatacgGGATATCATGAATGCCAATATTGAATAGTGGCCGGGGCCGCAGACTAGGTATACCGGTCGGCGGGAGCAAAGGAACAAGTGAATTAGGTAAGGAAGCTAACAGAGACAAATCGTATACTACCATATGTCAGCAGGACGTGAAAAGATAGTGATGGAGGGCTTACCATAGTTACAAGGCATATGAACGGGTGCTTCGGCCATGAAAAGTATTTTCTTGCGGAGTAGTGTTGCTCTATACAATGGGTATATGAGGGGCCCAAAACAATCAAGGAAttcaggaagagatgaagcTGGATGGAAAGGCGTCAGGGCCGGCCTGGGCGTTTCCAGCACAATAGCGTCGCTGAATGTGCGGTTTCTAAGTGAGTGATCCGGTCGCTCTCCATGCGCCCTCAAGCGGAGGCTGAGAGGAGACTCCAGAGGAGAATCCGGAGGCACGCCCGACAAGTCGCTGTCGCGGATCTCATAAATTTCCCAGTACTTCAATAGCGGTTCTGTGTGAGACATGTCTAGGGCGTAAATTCTGCAAATCAAGCAAGGTCAGAACAGACGTAAAACGCTGCAGGTAATATAGAAGGGGTCCACTTACTGTGCCAATTCCCTGAGCTTCGGGGCATGCCGCCAGCTTTTCCCTAGCCTTCCAGAGCTCAGAGGTACTAGGACGCCGACAGAAAACATCTTCGCATTTCGcacagcttcttctgcgGGCTGGTTGATGAAAGCGCTGATGCCAGCATATTGCTCATGCACGAAATACCTAGAACGACTATTAACTTCATCATGATCGCGAGCGGCGTGCTCAAACGTACACTAGGTCTTCTGAAACATTGTGTAGGCCAGAGGGCAGTGATTTGTATTCGACGATTCCTTCAACCTCAGCTAGTCATTCAAGTGAGTTAGCCAAGTTCAAGCAGAGAGAACAGCGTGATCGCGAAATGTATGTACCACTCACCTCCAGGGACCGTACGCTTCCAGGATACCACATAACTATATAGTTCTCCGCAATCAGTACGGCGTTTCTGGAATGATCATAACGAACTTACCCagccttgatatcgaagCGGATCACGAATAAGGCGGCAATGGGAGGCGGCGACTCCGAAGCAGGCGTGCGGGGTACATCGACCCCTAAGGGTTTTCTTCTAAAAGGACCTGGTGCCATTGTAGGAACGCGCATAAAAGAAGGAGCTTCCAGACTCCATCAGACGTTCCGAATGATTGTAATCACGGGTGTGGTTGCAttgaggaggatggggaCCTTGGACCCGACCATCGGACGTTGACGATAACACACGGAGGGAGTTGCGGAGATCGAACGGAGCTGTCGCCGCCTGAGGCAGATGTCTAGCCAGACACGGTTAGTGGCATGACATATAACCCCTTTGGGAGGCCATCCTTGGTATAGGACTAGCATAGGTACTGTATAGTTGATATAACATCAGGGTCAATTTACCAAGTAGCTAAATATACCGTGAGGAATTACACTAAGAAATACATTAGGGGAAAAAGGTGGGCGGACATAAGAGAACCCCCAGCCCTAATGGCTATTTATTTATCGCTGATTAGATTCAAATCCATTTAAATTGTCTTGGCAAATAAATATTGTTTTGAGCCGCCTCACCTTCCGTGAACTGTCTACACCTGCACAGGTTCGTAAAACACACGACATCTTTTAAGTATAGCTATATCACTAAAAGTTATTGACTGAAATTTAGTCTCTAGCTCACGATGCTTCCGGAAAACTCATTGCATCCTTATTATCCCACTGATGCCCCAATCACCGGGTACGCTCCCAATGAATTCTCactcctcaagctcctcctgACTGCCAGCATTGGCACCACGGCTTTACTGAGCACAATATTCATCCTGGTAACCGTGCTTCGTCCGAAGTTGAGCAAAGCGGATCGAGTTGCCATTTTGTGGTTTTTCCTATGTAGGattcttctcatcatgtTAAGACCCTCAAATGCGAGTCACGCTAATATAGTGTGAACATACAGCGGGAACCATGCATTGCATGTTTGAAGGATATTTTATGTTAAATCACAATCGCATGGCTTCTGCTCAAGACTTCTTTGGGCAATTGTGGAAAGAGTACGCTTTATCCGATTCGAGATACATGACAGCGGACACTATGGTCCTGTGCATGGAGACTATCACCGTGGTACGCCTCCGTCAAGTTTCATACCCTGTACCTATATCTGTAAGGTGATTGACTTAGTTATTGGACAGCTCGTTTGGGGACCTTTATGTCTTCTGGTCgcattttcaattttcattCGGAGTTCTCTCCGCCATCCGCTGCAACTGACCGTCTGCCTAAGCCATCTTTACGGCGATTCGTTGTACTATGCGACCAGCTTGTATGATCATTATGTTCACGAACGCCCGTACTGCCGACCGGAGCCTTTCTACTTCTGGGTGTACTATTTCTTCATGAACTTTATCTGGATCGTAGTCCCACTCTGTAGGTTCACCCCGCTGTATACCCTGGGCAATGACTTACTTCGAATTTTAGATTACTTTGTGCAGAGCGTGAGGGCCGTCCAAAACGCATTTGACCGCTTGGCAGCGACATCTGCCGACCGCAAGACACAGTGAATGCCGAGGAGGGGAACATCTCTAAAAAGCGAAGTGGGTTTTGTATGCTAGATATATAATTGTACAGCTTAGAGAGATTGCACAAATCCATAAGCGAACAATCGTTGAGCATCTGGCAGAATTTTAGCAAATCACAACCCGTACCTAGTACCCGAACTACTAGATGTATAAAGTGGCTACGGAATAGGTAGTATGTTGGACGCGTAACGTGTGGATCGCTGGGGACAATACTGTTCGATCATGGTGATAAGGACCAGTGCCTTGAGAGGATTGCTGGGctgtgtacggagtaatctACCACTAACGAGCCATCC from Aspergillus oryzae RIB40 DNA, chromosome 1 encodes the following:
- a CDS encoding aldo/keto reductase family protein (voltage-gated shaker-like K+ channel, subunit beta/KCNAB), with the protein product MTKSDIFPATGFGLLGMTWRPQVTPDVQAFAAMKAAITSGATIWSSSSVYGMTPEPPTAGLWLLRRYFEKYPEDATKVTLFIRACLDPTTLSPTTTRASVRASIEECNRILGGVKKINVFGPARMDRNVPTEETLGALKELVEEGKIGAVGLSEVGAATIRRAHAVCPISLVEVEFSLWSTDILTNGVAETCKELGIPILAYAPLGYGFLTGQVTKLEDIPKGDIRHMFGRFQPANFPKNLELVDKLKVFAKSRGVTPAQLGLAWIRAHSNIGGCGTIIPIPGATAAQRVEENCKVVDLSAEEKGELDSFLRSFDVSGERQIVGMSSALWG
- a CDS encoding uncharacterized protein (predicted protein), translating into MAPGPFRRKPLGVDVPRTPASESPPPIAALFVIRFDIKAGYVVSWKRTVPGAEVEGIVEYKSLPSGLHNVSEDLVYFVHEQYAGISAFINQPAEEAVRNAKMFSVGVLVPLSSGRLGKSWRHAPKLRELAQIYALDMSHTEPLLKYWEIYEIRDSDLSGVPPDSPLESPLSLRLRAHGERPDHSLRNRTFSDAIVLETPRPALTPFHPASSLPEFLDCFGPLIYPLYRATLLRKKILFMAEAPVHMPCNYVYDLSLLASLPNSLVPLLPPTGIPSLRPRPLFNIGIHDIPYLSSFAGVSANAQPDASWIACSTDSVLTMKSELFDVLVTLPAPYSKDAAEKVFPKISILPIPTAKHNTPQAVQLKATQRDARRYATLRKGLRQVALSEDGRSGEEDDSDAASTYSSSPIVEPISWTRLAYTSFIWWASAGEKRDGLSEEEEEEHQIQQDTQLLASVEHPTSPPSGSVSRRSLQPSDTSQEPPEIAIVAYFRRMTTQIFVTLSDAIARHDSQNATDEEVEPNDDDHIPYEDDTGDDIEPHVTIGRQPTQEDDDRSPLLQEEVCSSPRNNEESIKITTEDMAEMGLDVWSAADRIFVEELVRCWWDRKAYVDSARIRCCGISIL
- a CDS encoding EXPERA domain-containing protein (C-8,7 sterol isomerase), which codes for MLPENSLHPYYPTDAPITGYAPNEFSLLKLLLTASIGTTALLSTIFILVTVLRPKLSKADRVAILWFFLSGTMHCMFEGYFMLNHNRMASAQDFFGQLWKEYALSDSRYMTADTMVLCMETITVLVWGPLCLLVAFSIFIRSSLRHPLQLTVCLSHLYGDSLYYATSLYDHYVHERPYCRPEPFYFWVYYFFMNFIWIVVPLYYFVQSVRAVQNAFDRLAATSADRKTQ